The genomic DNA ACGCCAGCGACAAACTGGCGGTCAACATTGGTCTTGAACTGTTGCGCCAGGTGCCGGGAAAAGTCTCGACCGAAGTGGACGCCCGCCTCTCGTTCGATCGCGGTTTATGTGTAGCGAAAGCACGCAAACTGATTTCCCTGTATGAAGCCGCCGGTATCGACCGTTCCCGCGTGCTAATCAAACTGGCGTCCACCTGGCAGGGCATTAAGGCAGCGGAAGAACTGGAGCGCGAAGGCATTCACTGTAACCTGACGCTGTTGTTCTCGTTTGCACAAGCGCGCGCCTGCGCCGAAGCGGGTGTCTGGCTGATTTCGCCGTTTGTTGGCCGTATTTACGACTGGTATCGCCAGCGCGATCTGCTCACCGATGACAACCCGCAGAACGATCCGGGCGTGGTGTCGGTGCGCACGATTTATGATTACTACAAAAAGCACCGTTACCCGACGGTGATCATGGGCGCGAGCTTCCGTAAAGTGGCGCAGGTGATTGCGCTGGCGGGCTGCGACCGTCTGACTATCGCCCCTGCGCTCTTAGAAGAACTGAGCCAGATGCAGGGCGAACTGACCGTTGCGCTGACGCCGCCGGTAGAAGCGGAAACGCCGCCATCACCGCTGACCGAAGCAGAGTTTTACTGGCTGCACAATCAGGATCCGATGGCCGTCGAAAAACTGGCGGAAGGCATCCGTTTATTTGCCGTGGACCAGGAGAAACTCGAATCGATGCTCACCGAACTGCTGGCGAAACGGGAGGCGGCGAATGTCACCGCGTAGAGATCTGGCGAACGCGCTCCGTGCTCTAAGCATGGACGCAGTACAGAAAGCGAAATCCGGTCACCCCGGTGCCCCGATGGGTATGGCTGACATTGCCGAAGTCCTGTGGCGTGATTTCCTGAACCATAACCCGCAGAATCCGTCCTGGGCAGACCGTGACCGTTTCGTGCTGTCTAACGGCCACGGCTCCATGCTGATTTACAGCCTGCTGCACCTCACCGGCTACGACCTGCCGATGGAAGAGCTGAAAAACTTCCGTCAGCTGCATTCAAAAACCCCGGGCCACCCGGAAGTGGGTTACACCGCCGGGGTCGAAACCACCACCGGCCCGCTGGGTCAGGGCATTGCAAATGCGGTGGGTATGGCGATTGCCGAGAAAACTCTGGCAGCACAGTTCAACCGTCCGGGTCATGACATCGTTGACCACTTCACCTATGCCTTTATGGGTGACGGCTGCATGATGGAGGGTATCTCCCACGAAGTGTGCTCCCTGGCGGGCACCCTGAAACTGGGCAAACTGGTGGCGTTCTATGACGATAACGGCATCTCCATTGACGGTCACGTGGAAGGCTGGTTCACCGACGACACCGCGAAACGCTTTGAGGCCTATGGCTGGCATGTGGTGCGCGGCGTGGATGGTCACGATGCCGCCGCCATTAAACGTGCGGTGGAAGAAGCCCGTGCGGTGACGGACAAACCGTCCCTGCTGATGTGCAAAACCATCATCGGATTCGGTTCACCGAACAAGGCCGGTACGCACGATTCTCACGGTGCGCCGCTGGGTGAGGCGGAAGTGGCCGCCACCCGCGAACAGCTGGGCTGGAAATACGCGCCGTTTGAAATCCCGTCTGAAATCTATGCACAGTGGGATGCAAAAGAAGCCGGACAGGCGAAAGAATCTGCCTGGAATGACAAATTTGCTGCTTATGCGAAAGCCTTCCCGCAGGAAGCTGCAGAGTTCACCCGCCGTATGAAGGGTGATATGCCGGCGGACTTCGCGGCGAAAGCGCAGGCGTGGATTGAAAGCCTGCAGGCGAATCCGGCGAAAATCGCCAGCCGTAAGGCGTCGCAGAACGCGATTGAAGCCTTCGGCCCGTGGCTGCCGGAGTTCCTCGGCGGCTCCGCGGACCTGGCGCCATCCAACCTGACCCTGTGGTCCGGTTCGAAAGCCATCAATGAAGACGCGGCAGGCAACTACATTCACTACGGCGTGCGCGAATTCGGTATGACCGCCATTGCCAACGGCATTGCGCTGCACGGCGGTTTCCTGCCGTACACCTCCACCTTCCTGATGTTTGTGGAATACGCACGTAACGCGGTGCGCATGGCGGCGCTGATGAAGCAGCGTCAGGTAATGGTCTACACCCATGACTCCATCGGTCTGGGCGAAGACGGCCCGACCCACCAGCCGGTTGAGCAGATGGCGTCCCTGCGCGTGACCCCGAACATGAGCCTGTGGCGTCCGTGCGACCAGGTGGAATCGGCGGTGGCGTGGAAATACGGCGTGGAGCGTCATGACGGCCCAACCGCGCTGATTCTGTCCCGTCAGAACCTGGCGCAGCAGGCGCGTACCGCGAAACAACTGGCGGATATCGCCCGTGGCGGTTATGTGCTGAAAGACTGCGCCGGTCAGCCGGAGCTTATCTTCATTGCCACCGGCTCGGAAGTGGAGCTGGCGGTTGCCGCGTGGGAAAAACTGACTGCGGAAGGGGT from Trabulsiella odontotermitis includes the following:
- the tal gene encoding transaldolase, with product MNLLEKLKAVTTVVADSGDITAIREYHPQDATTNPSLILKATAQPLYRPLIEQAIDWACEQGGTAQTRLINASDKLAVNIGLELLRQVPGKVSTEVDARLSFDRGLCVAKARKLISLYEAAGIDRSRVLIKLASTWQGIKAAEELEREGIHCNLTLLFSFAQARACAEAGVWLISPFVGRIYDWYRQRDLLTDDNPQNDPGVVSVRTIYDYYKKHRYPTVIMGASFRKVAQVIALAGCDRLTIAPALLEELSQMQGELTVALTPPVEAETPPSPLTEAEFYWLHNQDPMAVEKLAEGIRLFAVDQEKLESMLTELLAKREAANVTA
- the tkt gene encoding transketolase, whose translation is MSPRRDLANALRALSMDAVQKAKSGHPGAPMGMADIAEVLWRDFLNHNPQNPSWADRDRFVLSNGHGSMLIYSLLHLTGYDLPMEELKNFRQLHSKTPGHPEVGYTAGVETTTGPLGQGIANAVGMAIAEKTLAAQFNRPGHDIVDHFTYAFMGDGCMMEGISHEVCSLAGTLKLGKLVAFYDDNGISIDGHVEGWFTDDTAKRFEAYGWHVVRGVDGHDAAAIKRAVEEARAVTDKPSLLMCKTIIGFGSPNKAGTHDSHGAPLGEAEVAATREQLGWKYAPFEIPSEIYAQWDAKEAGQAKESAWNDKFAAYAKAFPQEAAEFTRRMKGDMPADFAAKAQAWIESLQANPAKIASRKASQNAIEAFGPWLPEFLGGSADLAPSNLTLWSGSKAINEDAAGNYIHYGVREFGMTAIANGIALHGGFLPYTSTFLMFVEYARNAVRMAALMKQRQVMVYTHDSIGLGEDGPTHQPVEQMASLRVTPNMSLWRPCDQVESAVAWKYGVERHDGPTALILSRQNLAQQARTAKQLADIARGGYVLKDCAGQPELIFIATGSEVELAVAAWEKLTAEGVKARVVSMPSTDAFDKQDAAYRESVLPKAVSARVAVEAGIADYWYKYTGLNGAIVGMTTFGESAPAEKLFALYGFTPENVVAQAKALLATPLQQ